Within the bacterium genome, the region TGCGCTTCGGTGGAAATTTTTCTGCTCTTGCCGATTTTCATTTTTCCAAACAGAACTTCGGATAATTGTTTCGGTGAATTCAGGTTGAAAACCGAACCCGACAATTTATAAATTTTTTCTTCCAGTTTTTTAACTTCTTTTTCTAATTCTTTCTTGAGATTAATAAGGGCTGTTTTGTTCACTAAAATTCCTTTTTCTTCCATCCCTGCCAAAACTTTTATCAAAGGCATTTCAATTTTTTCAAAAACTTTTACCAGCTCAAATTCCTTTATTTTCTTGTCCAAAAAATCAAAAAGCGCGGTGAAAACCTCGCGGGTCTCCGGCATCCAACGCCTTAAAAACCGCCGACTCAAGGCCTCTAAAGAATAATCTTTCTGGTCGGGGTCAAGCAACCAGCCGGCGATTTTCAAATCAAAAATCGGGTCGGACAATCCCAGGTTTTCTTTTTTTAATTCTTTAATTAAAGATTTTAAATCAAATCCGATTTTAAGCTCGGCAGAAACCAGTTTCTTTTTGTTTTTGACGGCTTCCTCTTTGTTTATTAAAAACATAATTTTTGCTGATTGTTTTTTGGTTCGGGTTTGTCGGGCTTGTCGGTTTTGTCCGGAGATTTTTGGCCGGAAATTCTGGCAATCAAACTTTGGAAACCCAGTTGGCGAAAATATTCAAAAAGCGGTTCGCCTAAATCCCGGCACTCCAAATCCTCCAATAAAACCGGCATATCTATATCCTGGTCAAGCAGAACCAGTTTTTTGGAAAAAAACGCCTGCTCCTCATTGTCCAAAAGTTTCTGAAAAAGTTTCCGGTCTTTTTTGGGAAATTCTTCCAGTTTTTTTGACTTTAATTTCTGATAAAGATTGTCCAAACTGCAATATTCCACCAACAAGCGGCTGGCGGTCTTCGGCCCGATTCCCGGCACGCCTAAGATATTATCGGATTTATCACCGACCAAACCCTTATAATCCGGCAATTGCTCGGGGTTCAAGCCATAGCGCTCCTGCACGGCTTTTTTGTCATAAACCATAATTTCACTTACGCCTTTTTTCGGGGTCTCTACCTCCAC harbors:
- a CDS encoding 5'-3' exonuclease H3TH domain-containing protein — protein: VEVETPKKGVSEIMVYDKKAVQERYGLNPEQLPDYKGLVGDKSDNILGVPGIGPKTASRLLVEYCSLDNLYQKLKSKKLEEFPKKDRKLFQKLLDNEEQAFFSKKLVLLDQDIDMPVLLEDLECRDLGEPLFEYFRQLGFQSLIARISGQKSPDKTDKPDKPEPKNNQQKLCF